A single genomic interval of Lucilia cuprina isolate Lc7/37 chromosome 2, ASM2204524v1, whole genome shotgun sequence harbors:
- the LOC111682002 gene encoding arylphorin subunit C223-like yields MKIAIVLLAIVGLVASASIADKKVKTADKDFLAKQKFLFEIVYRVEDPLMFEEWIKLAKSYTTFDKADYTHFDMYMEKFYEAYKHDALLPKGEFFGALVNTHLKQAYGLFEFFYYAKNWEIFQRNVAWARMHCNEGMFVYALTLAVIHRDDFHGLILPSIYEIFPQYFFNSKFVYEAEKFDYDVWSKYIMYEKEYKDILYKDYATFYKNFDSHHYYYFTKDWKMWQWWKMMGLGEHWYSEDRFMLRENMDQYNKDSKYLEIFEGTKMFFMPVDYTRDIEFFNKESALSYFTEDVGFNAYWYYLNMDYAFFLDGKTYGLNKDRRGEYWLYNVRQILSRYYMERLSNGFGEIPEFSYFNTIEYGYNPQLVYYNGVGYTYRKNYYEVESYGKFDYYYKVMDFFNRLDEIITKGVYVTYEGKTIDLRKPEAIEYIGSIMQGNVDTFDKYFFKFWYMFAHMYFGDVNTHDFEVFPHVFLNYETMMRDPLFYMFYKKIASVYYQFFYYVKPYTHEELLFPGVTIKDVKVSELVTFFDLVDFDVTNLLNDEMTFVDGKFVWDKTLLARQMRLNHKPFDFEFVIESDKPQKVVVRTYLAPKYDEFGRVISLTENRENFMELDSFVYTLTSGVNEFKRQSKDFYWTTEDRTTYTELYKYVMLAFEGKYDFPLDISEPHCGFPDRLVLPRGWYKGMPMQFFFYVTPFTAEYEPYSTFDYSYSCGIGSGVRYVDEMPFGYPFDREIDEYEFFVPNMYFKDVKIYHKDTFEKYYGKKYENFGHFDYNYYH; encoded by the exons ATGAAAATCGCCATTGTTTTATTAGCCATTGTTGGCTTGGTGGCTAGTGCCAGCATTGCCGATAAAAAGGTTAAAACTGCTGATAAGGACTTTTTGGCTAAACAAAAGTTCCTTTTCGAAATTGTTTACCGTGTTGAGGATCCTTTGATGTTCGAGGAATGGATTAAATTGGCCAAATCATACACCACTTTTGACAAGGCTGACTACACT CACTTTGACATGTACATGGAGAAATTCTACGAAGCCTACAAACACGATGCTCTTTTACCCAAGGGTGAATTCTTTGGTGCTTTGGTTAACACCCACCTTAAGCAAGCTTATGGTTTGTTCGAATTCTTCTACTACGCCAAGAACTGGGAAATCTTCCAACGCAACGTTGCCTGGGCTCGTATGCACTGCAACGAAGGCATGTTTGTCTATGCTTTGACTTTGGCCGTCATCCACCGTGATGATTTCCATGGCTTGATTTTGCCTTCTATCTACGAAATCTTTCCTCAATACTTCTTCAACAGCAAATTCGTTTACGAAGCTGAGAAATTCGATTACGATGTCTGGAGCAAATACATCATGTACGAAAAGGAATACAAGGATATCCTCTACAAGGACTATGCTACCTTCTACAAGAACTTCGACAGCCACCACTACTACTACTTCACCAAGGACTGGAAGATGTGGCAATGGTGGAAGATGATGGGTTTGGGTGAACATTGGTACTCTGAAGATCGTTTCATGTTGCGCGAAAACATGGACCAATATAACAAGGACTCCAAATACTTGGAAATCTTTGAAGGCACTAAAATGTTCTTCATGCCTGTTGACTATACTCGTGATATTGAATTCTTTAACAAGGAATCTGCTTTATCTTACTTCACCGAAGATGTTGGTTTCAACGCCTACTGGTACTACCTTAATATGGACTACGCTTTCTTCTTAGATGGCAAAACCTACGGTTTGAACAAGGATCGTCGTGGTGAATACTGGTTGTACAATGTTCGCCAAATTTTGTCTCGTTACTACATGGAACGTTTGTCCAACGGCTTTGGTGAAATTCCCGAATTCTCCTACTTCAATACTATTGAATACGGATACAATCCTCAATTGGTTTACTACAATGGTGTTGGTTACACTTACCGCAAGAATTACTACGAAGTTGAAAGCTATGGCAAATTCGACTACTACTACAAGGTTATGGACTTCTTCAACCGTTTGGATGAAATCATTACCAAGGGTGTCTATGTTACTTACGAAGGCAAGACCATTGATTTACGCAAACCTGAAGCCATTGAATACATTGGCAGCATCATGCAAGGCAATGTTGATACCTTCGACAAATACTTCTTCAAATTCTGGTACATGTTCGCCCATATGTACTTCGGTGATGTCAACACCCACGACTTTGAAGTCTTCCCTCATGTCTTCTTAAACTACGAAACTATGATGCGTGATCCTTTGTTCTACATGTTCTACAAGAAGATCGCTTCCGTCTACTACCAATTCTTCTACTATGTCAAACCCTACACTCACGAAGAATTGCTGTTCCCTGGTGTCACCATTAAGGACGTTAAAGTCAGCGAATTGGTTACCTTCTTCGATTTGGTCGACTTTGATGTCACCAATTTGTTGAATGACGAGATGACTTTCGTTGATGGTAAATTCGTTTGGGACAAGACCTTGTTGGCTCGTCAAATGCGCCTCAACCACAAACCTTTCGACTTTGAGTTCGTCATTGAATCTGACAAACCTCAAAAGGTTGTTGTCCGCACTTACTTGGCTCCTAAATACGACGAATTTGGCCGTGTTATCTCCTTGACAGAAAACCGTGAAAACTTCATGGAACTCGACAGCTTTGTCTACACTCTCACCTCTGGTGTAAATGAATTCAAGCGCCAATCCAAGGACTTCTACTGGACCACCGAAGATCGCACCACCTACACTGAATTGTACAAATACGTTATGCTTGCTTTCGAAGGAAAATACGACTTCCCCTTGGACATCAGCGAACCCCACTGTGGTTTTCCCGATCGTTTGGTCTTGCCCCGTGGTTGGTACAAGGGTATGCCCATGCAATTCTTCTTCTATGTCACTCCTTTCACCGCCGAATACGAACCCTACTCCACCTTCGATTATTCTTACTCATGCGGCATTGGCTCTGGTGTTCGTTATGTCGATGAAATGCCTTTCGGTTATCCTTTCGATCGTGAAATTGATGAATACGAATTCTTCGTACCCAACATGTACTTCAAGGATGTCAAGATCTATCACAAGGACACTTTTGAAAAGTATTATGGCAAGAAATACGAAAACTTCGGCCACTTTGACTATAACTACTATCATTAA